The genomic stretch AAAATACTAAAGCATTATTTTTTACTGCAAATTCACAAATATTAATTGTTCCTAATGTATTTGCTTGAATTATTCCAACTGGATTTTCTAAAATACCTTTTGGATTTGCTGAACTTGCAAGATGGAATATATAATCTATTTTTTCATCAATCAATATTTTATTTGTTACATCTTGATTGATTATTATAAAATTTTTATCATCTATTAAATCAACAAATAAGTTTTCTACTTTTTTTATATTTCTAGCTAAAGCATAAATTTTAATGTTGCTATCTTTTTTTTGATTAAGATAGTATAAAAAATATATGATATAAGTTGCTAACATTCCTGTTGCTCCTGTTATTAAGATTGACTTATTTCTTAATTTATTAAACAAAATCTTTTCATCAAAAATATCAAACATATCCTCTTGAACTATATTATTTGAATAACTTAACATTATTTTACTTCCTCCTTCTACAACCCAAAAATATTTAAATTTTCTTTCATATCTAAAATTGCCTTAAATATGTAGAAATCAGAAGGTGTTGTTATTTTTATATTTTCAGATGGACCATTTATTATATTTAAATTATGACCATAATATTTCATAATAGAAGCTGAATCTATAAAATCTATTTTCTTTTGTTCTATTGCTTTTTCATGTACTTCTAATATATCTTTTAATAAAAAACTTTGAGGAGCTCTTGCCATAAAACATTCACTTCTGTTATAGATATCATCTATTACTTCTTCCTCTTTTTTTAATTTTATAATAGTTTCAATTGCTGGTGCCGTTGTTATTGCATTTCCTTTTTCTTTTACTAAATTTATATTATCATTGATAGTATCATCATTTATTAAAGGTCTCACTCCATCATGAATTAAAACAATGTCATTTTTAGAATATTTTTTTTCAATTTCCCTTAATCCATTATATATTGATTCTTGTCCTGTACTTCCACCTGGAATTATTGATACTACTTTTTTTAGGTTATTTTTTTTTATTATTTTTTTTAAATCATCTATTTTTTCTCTTAAACAAGAAATTATAATTCCATCTATATTTTTATTATTTTCAAATACTTCTAATGTATATATTATTATTTCTTTTCCATAAAGTTTCAAAAATTGTTTAGGAACCCCTGAATTTCCCATTCTTTTTCCTACTCCACCTGCAAATATTAGTGCTAAGTTCATTTTTTATCTTTCTTCCTTCCAAAGATTATACATTATCTCACAAAGTTTTTTACATGCTACTCCTATTTCATAATTCTCCATCCAAGTAAAATAATATTTTATATCTTTTAAATATTTTTCATAGTCAAATATTCTTATCTCATCAATAAGTTTCTGATTACTACTAGCTAAAGGAAAAGGCCAACTAGATGGTTTTGTATAAAGTCCTGTAGAATTTTCATATTCATCTAAATCTTTTGCAAATATAAAACATGGTTTTCTAGTTTGAACAAAATCCCACATAGTTGAAGAATAATCATTAATTAATATATCTGAAGCACACATTAACTCTTGAACATCATCATAATCTGATACATTTATAACTCTTTCATTTAATATTGGTGGAATTAAATTTGCAATACTTGGATGTAATCTTAATGCAAATAACCATTCTCCACCAAATTTCTTTTTTAATTCCTCTAAAACTAAATTTATATCTATTTCATAAGGTCCTAATTCATGTTTTAAAAAAAATGGTTTTCCTTTAAAAGGTCTATAAGTAGGAGCATACATAATAATTTTTTTGTTTTCATCAATTTTGTAGTAAATTTTCACTTTTTTTATTATATCATTATAGTCACTAAAAAATATATCATTTCTAGGTAACCCTATATTTAAAAATTTATTATATGATATTAAAAGGCTTTTATTAACTATATCTGAAAAATATTTATTTGATGAAAGAAAATAAGAAGTCTTTTTTGCTGACAATTTACAATCTAATCTATAAAAAAAGTTATTGGTTGTATCTAACCCCATCTTTTTATATGCTCCTCCACCATGCCAAGTATTAATCACTACTTGTTTTTTTCTAAAAGGTATATACGCAATTGCTCCACTTGTAGTTATAAAAAATTTTGAAGTCATTATATAATAATAATATTTTAAACTTCCTAACCTCACTGGAACTATTTTTTTTTCTTTTAAAATAGAAAAATCTCTTTTTTTTCCAAGTGGATAGACTATTTCAAAAATATCTGGATAATTTTTTAATAAATATTCTGAAATATATTTTGTGTTAGAGTTATATTGTGCATCAAAATTTAAAATATTCTCTAAAAGTAATATTCTATTTTTTTTTATTGAAAATATTCTCAATGGAAAAAGTAATATTAACATACCAATTTTTAAACTAAATCTTATAAAAGCAAAAAAATTCATAAAGATATTCTCCTAACGTATATTTCTTTTTTCTATTCCAAATAATTTCGCTAAATTTCTAGCCCAATGAATATATTTATATCCATTTTTATAATCTTTATATGTTTTATTTTCTTGTTCCATTAATTTTTTAAATTCTTCAATAGATATTCCCATTTCCTTACAAATAAATTCCATGTCTTGCATGGCTATTTCTTCACTATATGGAGGATTTTTAAGAATTTCTAATGCTTCCTTTCTATCTAATTGCCCAGTTAAGATTAAACTTGAAAAATGTGCTCTTCTTTTATCATATCCAAATTTTTTAGGTAACCAATATCCTTCATAGAATCTTGTAAATATACTTTCAAAATGTTTATTAGCATAAGGTTCCCAATTAAATTCTCTTTTTAATTCATCAATAGCTTCATTTTTTTTATATCTTATTAAATCCAATACTTTATGTAATTGAACTCCTTTAAAATATCTATAATATAACCTATACTTAAACATTCCACAAAGTTGAAGATGATCTAATGATTTTTTTCCAAACTTTTTATGAATATCTTTTATCAATGTTATATCATTTTCATGAACCCATTCATTAGGTTCTCTAACACATTCAGTAGAATAGTTTCCTCCTGTTAGAATATGTTTAAAACCATTTTTAGCTGCAAAATTATAAAGAGCTGCAAATATATTATGATCTTGTGGTGTATCTTGATAAGGAACTTGGGATTTAAAAAATGCTAATTGTAAATCCATCATTTCATCATGATTTATTTTTTCATAATAAACATCTACTCCTAGTTTATTTATAATTTTTTCAACATTTTTATTTGCTACTTCTAAGTTCCAACATGTATCAACAGCAAAAATTAAAGGTCTTAATCCCCACTTTTTTATAGCACAATATGCTACATAAGAACTATCCACTCCTCCACTTAATCCAATAAGACAATCATATTTTTTTCCTTTACCATCCTTTTTTATTTTATCAATTAACTTTTGAAGTTCTTCTGGATTTCCCTCTGGATTCCAATTAGGTTCAATATTTTCATAAAAATTATGACAATGATCACACATTCCTTTTTTATCAAATACAATTTTAGAATCACTTGTATCCATTACACAATTACTACATACTTGATACTTTTTTTCTTCTTTTTTCATTTTTTATTTACTCCTCATACATTAATTTCATTAATTTTTTTCTTCTTAAAAAAGCTTAAAATCGGTTCTTCTACACAATAATGACTAAATATTGATACTACAAAAACAATTATAATATATATAAGCCATAAATATGAACTTTTGATTTCTTCAACCCCATATTTTTGTATAAAAAAGTTTAGAAAAACCATATGATATAAATATACTCCATATGATATATCCATTTTTAATTCTTTTATATAATTTGTATAACTAAAAGCAAATGATAAAACTGTTATTGATAATACTGTATTAGCTATAAATCCAAAAAAATTAGGGAAATAGCCTGGAAATATATCTAATATATAAAATAATTGGCAGATTAAAAACCAATATATAAATTTATTATCTAATAACTTTTTCTTTAAAATAGTAAATTTATAAAAAATACTTCCTATTAAAAAATTATATAAATATGGAAAAATTGATACTTTTAGTAATTTTATAATAATTGTTTCATTTGCCAAACCAATGAACACATTAAAAATAACTGAAAATAAAAATAACATTCCTAATTTTATCTTAGTATTACATTTAAAATAAATAAAAATCAATATAAAATAAAACTGTAACTCTACAACTATTGTCCAAAGTGAGCCATTAGGAGCACTTACGCCATATTCTCTAAGCATTGTTGGAGTCCAAAATTGAAAGATTGTTAATTGACCAAAAATATATACAAAAAAGGAAGTAACATTTTCAATTTTATAAATTGATAATATTGTAACTATTGAAAGTAGTGTAGAAAACCATAATGCTGGGTATATTCTTCCTACTCTATTTAAAATATATTGTTTTATATTTTCTCTATTTCTATCTAAAGATGCAAAAACTAGATATCCACTTATTGTAAAAAATATAATTACTCCTCTGTAAAAAGTAAAATATCTAATTATTTTCCCATAATTCACTTCCAAATGTTCAAAGGAATGAAAACAAAAAACTTGAATAGCAGCTAATAATCTCAATATATTAAAATTATTATTAAATTTTCCCTTCTCTAAATCTTTCAATTAATTTCCTCCCTTTGATTTTTTATTCCCCATACATTTCTATTTATATAATCAGTATAAGATAAAATTATTCTTAAAACTTTATCAGATACATTAGGCATAGAATAGTCGTAAACTTCTCTTAAAGTATCCTTTTCTTGAGTTTCTAATATTTCTAAACCTTGTAGAATTCTTTCTTTTTTTAATCCTACCATCATAACTGAAGCTTCT from Fusobacterium hwasookii encodes the following:
- a CDS encoding IspD/TarI family cytidylyltransferase codes for the protein MNLALIFAGGVGKRMGNSGVPKQFLKLYGKEIIIYTLEVFENNKNIDGIIISCLREKIDDLKKIIKKNNLKKVVSIIPGGSTGQESIYNGLREIEKKYSKNDIVLIHDGVRPLINDDTINDNINLVKEKGNAITTAPAIETIIKLKKEEEVIDDIYNRSECFMARAPQSFLLKDILEVHEKAIEQKKIDFIDSASIMKYYGHNLNIINGPSENIKITTPSDFYIFKAILDMKENLNIFGL
- a CDS encoding CDP-glycerol glycerophosphotransferase family protein yields the protein MNFFAFIRFSLKIGMLILLFPLRIFSIKKNRILLLENILNFDAQYNSNTKYISEYLLKNYPDIFEIVYPLGKKRDFSILKEKKIVPVRLGSLKYYYYIMTSKFFITTSGAIAYIPFRKKQVVINTWHGGGAYKKMGLDTTNNFFYRLDCKLSAKKTSYFLSSNKYFSDIVNKSLLISYNKFLNIGLPRNDIFFSDYNDIIKKVKIYYKIDENKKIIMYAPTYRPFKGKPFFLKHELGPYEIDINLVLEELKKKFGGEWLFALRLHPSIANLIPPILNERVINVSDYDDVQELMCASDILINDYSSTMWDFVQTRKPCFIFAKDLDEYENSTGLYTKPSSWPFPLASSNQKLIDEIRIFDYEKYLKDIKYYFTWMENYEIGVACKKLCEIMYNLWKEER
- a CDS encoding N-acetyl sugar amidotransferase codes for the protein MKKEEKKYQVCSNCVMDTSDSKIVFDKKGMCDHCHNFYENIEPNWNPEGNPEELQKLIDKIKKDGKGKKYDCLIGLSGGVDSSYVAYCAIKKWGLRPLIFAVDTCWNLEVANKNVEKIINKLGVDVYYEKINHDEMMDLQLAFFKSQVPYQDTPQDHNIFAALYNFAAKNGFKHILTGGNYSTECVREPNEWVHENDITLIKDIHKKFGKKSLDHLQLCGMFKYRLYYRYFKGVQLHKVLDLIRYKKNEAIDELKREFNWEPYANKHFESIFTRFYEGYWLPKKFGYDKRRAHFSSLILTGQLDRKEALEILKNPPYSEEIAMQDMEFICKEMGISIEEFKKLMEQENKTYKDYKNGYKYIHWARNLAKLFGIEKRNIR
- a CDS encoding acyltransferase family protein, with the protein product MKDLEKGKFNNNFNILRLLAAIQVFCFHSFEHLEVNYGKIIRYFTFYRGVIIFFTISGYLVFASLDRNRENIKQYILNRVGRIYPALWFSTLLSIVTILSIYKIENVTSFFVYIFGQLTIFQFWTPTMLREYGVSAPNGSLWTIVVELQFYFILIFIYFKCNTKIKLGMLFLFSVIFNVFIGLANETIIIKLLKVSIFPYLYNFLIGSIFYKFTILKKKLLDNKFIYWFLICQLFYILDIFPGYFPNFFGFIANTVLSITVLSFAFSYTNYIKELKMDISYGVYLYHMVFLNFFIQKYGVEEIKSSYLWLIYIIIVFVVSIFSHYCVEEPILSFFKKKKINEINV